One part of the Thermococcus radiotolerans genome encodes these proteins:
- the alaS gene encoding alanine--tRNA ligase: MSMDMTTRMFKEEGWIRKQCPKCGKFFWTLDPDRETCGDPPCDEYAFIGKPGIPKKYTLEEMREKFLSFFERHGHGRVKRYPVLPRWRDDVLLVGASIMDFQPWVISGEADPPANPLTISQPSIRFTDIDNVGITGRHFTIFEMMAHHAFNYPGKPIYWMDETVELAFEFFTKDLGMKGEDITFKENPWAGGGNAGPAFEVLYRGLEVATLVFMQYKKAPENADPSQVVEIKGDYYVPMETRVVDTGYGLERLVWMSQGTPTAYDAVLGYVVEPLKKAAGIDKIDERILMENSRLAGMFDIEDMGDLKVLRQEVARRVGISVEELERAVRPYELIYAIADHTKALTFMLADGVIPSNVKAGYLARLLIRKSIRHLRELGLEMPLAEIVAMHIKTLSPTFPEFKEMEEVILDIVNVEEKRYQETLRRGSDLVKREIAKLKKSGRDEIPLEKLILFYESHGLTPEIVAEVAKGEGIKVHIPDNFYTLVAKDAEKTAKEEAAKYVVDFELVKDLPDTRTLYYEDPFMKEFDAEVLKVIDDWVVLNQTAFYPEGGGQPCDLGELNGVKVLDVQKVGKVILHRVEKPEAFKEGQTVHGKIDWDRRIQHMRHHTGTHVLMGALVRVLGKHVWQAGSQLHTDWARLDISHYKRISEEELREIERLANRAVMENRKVTWEWLPRTEAEMKYGFRLYQGGVVPGRVIRVLKIEDWDVQACGGTHLPNTGLIGPIKILRTERIQDGVERIIFAAGEAAVDWMQETERLLKRTAETFRVPPEKVPETAERFFNEWKEARKEVEKLRKELAKLLVYELESEAEKIGEVEFIGAVVEGTMDDLREAANKLRKEDRVIVLISREGHFVVAVGDGIDLKAGELAKIITSVAGGGGGGRKELAQGRIKNPLKAEEAIAELKKSLG; encoded by the coding sequence ATGAGCATGGACATGACGACCAGGATGTTTAAGGAGGAAGGATGGATTAGAAAGCAGTGCCCGAAGTGCGGGAAGTTCTTCTGGACCCTCGACCCGGACAGGGAGACCTGCGGCGACCCGCCCTGTGACGAGTACGCCTTCATAGGAAAGCCCGGAATACCGAAGAAGTACACCCTCGAGGAGATGCGCGAGAAGTTCCTGAGCTTCTTCGAGAGACACGGCCACGGAAGGGTCAAGCGCTACCCGGTTCTGCCGCGCTGGAGAGATGACGTTCTCCTCGTTGGGGCGAGTATAATGGACTTCCAGCCGTGGGTCATAAGCGGCGAGGCCGACCCGCCGGCCAACCCGCTCACGATAAGCCAGCCCTCGATTCGCTTCACGGACATAGACAACGTTGGAATAACCGGCAGACACTTCACGATATTTGAAATGATGGCCCACCACGCCTTTAACTATCCTGGCAAGCCTATTTACTGGATGGACGAGACGGTGGAGCTGGCCTTCGAGTTCTTCACCAAGGACCTCGGAATGAAAGGCGAGGACATAACCTTCAAGGAGAACCCATGGGCCGGTGGAGGAAACGCCGGACCGGCCTTTGAGGTGCTCTACCGCGGTCTCGAGGTGGCAACGCTCGTTTTCATGCAGTACAAGAAGGCCCCCGAGAACGCGGACCCGAGCCAGGTCGTTGAGATTAAGGGCGACTACTACGTCCCGATGGAGACGAGGGTCGTAGACACCGGCTACGGCCTCGAGAGGCTCGTCTGGATGAGCCAGGGAACGCCGACGGCTTACGATGCCGTCCTCGGCTACGTCGTCGAGCCGCTGAAGAAGGCGGCAGGGATAGATAAAATCGACGAGCGCATCCTCATGGAGAACTCCCGCCTGGCGGGAATGTTTGACATCGAGGACATGGGCGACCTCAAGGTTCTCCGCCAGGAAGTCGCAAGGCGCGTTGGCATAAGCGTCGAGGAGCTGGAGAGGGCCGTCAGACCCTACGAGCTCATCTACGCGATAGCCGACCACACGAAGGCCCTGACCTTCATGCTCGCCGACGGCGTGATTCCCTCCAACGTTAAAGCCGGCTATCTGGCGAGGCTCCTCATAAGGAAGAGCATAAGGCACCTCCGCGAGCTCGGACTGGAGATGCCCTTGGCGGAGATAGTTGCCATGCACATCAAGACCCTCTCCCCGACGTTCCCGGAGTTCAAGGAGATGGAGGAGGTAATCCTCGATATAGTCAACGTCGAGGAGAAGCGCTATCAGGAGACCCTCAGGCGCGGAAGCGACCTCGTGAAACGCGAGATTGCCAAGCTCAAGAAGTCCGGCAGGGACGAGATACCCCTCGAGAAGCTCATCCTGTTCTACGAGAGCCACGGCCTAACCCCTGAGATAGTCGCGGAAGTCGCCAAGGGTGAGGGGATTAAGGTTCACATCCCGGACAACTTCTACACCCTCGTCGCCAAGGACGCCGAGAAGACCGCGAAGGAGGAGGCCGCCAAATACGTCGTTGACTTCGAGCTCGTCAAGGACCTCCCGGACACAAGGACGCTCTACTACGAAGACCCCTTCATGAAGGAGTTCGATGCCGAGGTTCTCAAGGTCATAGACGACTGGGTGGTCCTCAACCAGACTGCCTTCTACCCGGAGGGCGGCGGTCAACCCTGCGACCTCGGTGAGCTGAACGGAGTGAAGGTTCTGGACGTCCAGAAGGTCGGAAAGGTTATTCTCCACAGGGTGGAGAAGCCCGAGGCCTTCAAGGAGGGTCAGACCGTCCACGGGAAGATCGACTGGGACAGGAGAATCCAGCACATGCGCCACCACACCGGAACCCACGTCCTCATGGGGGCTCTGGTTAGGGTTCTCGGCAAGCACGTCTGGCAGGCCGGTTCACAGCTCCACACCGACTGGGCCAGGCTTGATATAAGCCACTACAAGCGCATAAGCGAGGAGGAGCTCAGGGAAATCGAGCGCCTCGCCAACCGCGCCGTCATGGAGAACAGGAAGGTCACCTGGGAGTGGCTCCCGAGGACCGAGGCCGAGATGAAGTACGGCTTCAGGCTCTACCAGGGTGGAGTCGTCCCAGGAAGGGTCATCAGGGTTCTCAAGATCGAGGACTGGGACGTTCAGGCCTGCGGTGGAACGCACCTGCCCAACACAGGCCTAATAGGTCCGATCAAGATTCTGAGAACCGAGCGCATACAGGACGGCGTTGAGAGGATAATCTTCGCCGCCGGAGAGGCCGCGGTTGACTGGATGCAGGAGACCGAGAGGCTCCTCAAGAGAACCGCCGAGACCTTCCGCGTCCCGCCCGAGAAGGTGCCGGAGACTGCCGAGAGGTTCTTCAACGAGTGGAAGGAGGCGAGGAAGGAGGTCGAGAAGCTCAGGAAGGAGCTGGCCAAGCTCCTCGTCTATGAGCTTGAGAGCGAGGCCGAGAAGATCGGTGAGGTTGAGTTCATCGGGGCCGTGGTAGAGGGCACCATGGACGACCTCCGTGAGGCCGCCAACAAGCTCAGGAAGGAGGACAGGGTCATCGTCCTCATCAGCAGGGAGGGCCACTTCGTCGTTGCGGTTGGTGACGGCATCGACCTCAAAGCTGGGGAGCTGGCGAAGATAATAACCTCCGTCGCCGGCGGTGGCGGTGGCGGAAGGAAGGAGCTCGCCCAGGGCAGGATAAAGAACCCGCTCAAGGCCGAGGAAGCTATAGCCGAGTTGAAGAAGAGCCTCGGCTGA
- a CDS encoding Nif3-like dinuclear metal center hexameric protein — protein sequence MNRDELVAFLDEYLNILAYPDKSSNGLQVEGKAEVERVAFAVDTTLRTIERAARGRADMLIVHHGMIWGGLSYITGIHYRRLKALFDAGINLYAAHVPLDAHPEVGNNVQLLKLLGLEPKEPFGEYKGTTIGFLGEFEEPQPIEKVAQVLAERLGTTVRTYEFGEREIRVVGAITGAGAFALEEGKRKGVDLFVTGEFTHADYLTALDLGISVAVAGHYKTETLGVKALMEVVKEKFGVDVFFIDEPTGL from the coding sequence ATGAACCGCGACGAGCTCGTTGCCTTCCTCGATGAATATCTCAACATCCTCGCCTATCCCGACAAGTCGAGCAACGGCCTCCAGGTGGAGGGGAAGGCGGAAGTCGAGAGGGTAGCTTTCGCCGTCGATACGACGCTAAGAACAATCGAGAGGGCCGCCAGGGGAAGGGCGGACATGCTCATCGTCCACCACGGCATGATATGGGGCGGGCTGAGTTACATCACCGGAATCCATTACAGGCGCCTGAAGGCGCTCTTTGACGCAGGCATAAACCTCTACGCGGCACACGTTCCCCTCGACGCCCATCCCGAGGTCGGGAACAACGTTCAGCTTCTGAAACTGCTCGGTCTTGAGCCGAAGGAGCCCTTTGGAGAGTACAAGGGGACAACCATCGGCTTCCTCGGGGAGTTCGAGGAGCCGCAGCCCATAGAAAAGGTCGCCCAGGTTCTGGCCGAGAGGCTCGGCACGACCGTCAGAACCTACGAGTTCGGGGAGAGGGAGATAAGGGTCGTTGGAGCCATAACCGGCGCCGGAGCCTTTGCACTCGAAGAGGGTAAGAGGAAGGGCGTTGACCTTTTCGTAACCGGCGAATTTACTCACGCGGATTACCTCACCGCACTAGACCTGGGGATAAGCGTTGCCGTCGCCGGACACTACAAGACGGAAACCTTGGGAGTCAAGGCCCTGATGGAGGTCGTAAAAGAAAAGTTTGGGGTGGATGTTTTCTTCATAGACGAGCCTACTGGGCTCTGA
- a CDS encoding tRNA uridine(34) 5-carboxymethylaminomethyl modification radical SAM/GNAT enzyme Elp3, whose amino-acid sequence MGEDFRKAVEELARAVMKGEIKSREELNRYKIAVSRKYHLSKIPGNSDILKAIPEDRREEFRDLLRRKPTRTISGVAVVAMMTKPFPCPHGRCIYCPGGPSVGSPQSYTGKEPSALRAVQSAYHPYIIMMRRLKQLTDIGHDVDKVEVIIQGGTFPAVDLDYQEWFVKCAFKAMNDFPHFKDIENLEEKLVRLIVKKDESVFEEDPKFKEAWEKTHSKPYYYLEDEQRKNERAKVRMVGLTIETRPDWAFERHIDRMLKLGTTRVELGVQTIFNFIHERTRRGHGVEEIVKATQLLRDAGLKINYHIMPGLPGSNFERDLYTFKAIFEDPRFRPDMLKIYPTLVTADAPLYRWWKEGKYRPYRTEEAVELLVEAYKLFPKWVRVMRIQRDIPVQLIVDGVKHSNLGQLVFNELVKRGIRPREIRFREVGHMMEKFGVEPEVEHIKLLREDYGAAGGREIFLSFEDVKNDILIGFLRLRIPSEKAHRREINCCPSAIVRELHIYGPLVPIGGKPRYEWQHRGYGRELLAEAERIAREEFDVKKMLVISGVGVRNYYRKFGYRKNGPYVAKRLDKGYADFETRGHFDGHLNT is encoded by the coding sequence ATGGGTGAGGATTTCCGAAAGGCCGTCGAGGAGCTCGCGAGGGCCGTCATGAAAGGCGAGATAAAGAGCCGTGAGGAGCTCAACAGGTACAAGATAGCCGTATCCAGGAAGTATCATCTCTCGAAGATTCCCGGTAACTCTGACATCCTCAAGGCCATCCCGGAGGACAGGCGGGAGGAGTTCAGGGACCTGCTTAGGAGAAAGCCGACGAGAACGATAAGCGGCGTCGCCGTGGTTGCCATGATGACCAAGCCCTTCCCGTGTCCCCACGGGCGCTGCATCTACTGTCCCGGGGGACCGAGCGTCGGCTCCCCCCAGAGCTACACCGGAAAAGAACCTTCCGCCCTGAGGGCCGTTCAGAGCGCCTATCATCCATACATCATCATGATGCGTAGGTTAAAGCAGCTCACAGACATAGGGCACGACGTGGACAAGGTGGAGGTCATAATCCAGGGCGGAACCTTCCCGGCCGTTGATCTGGACTACCAAGAGTGGTTCGTCAAGTGCGCCTTCAAGGCGATGAACGACTTCCCGCACTTTAAGGATATCGAGAACCTTGAGGAGAAGCTCGTCAGGCTGATAGTGAAGAAGGATGAGTCCGTCTTTGAGGAGGACCCGAAGTTCAAGGAGGCATGGGAGAAAACCCACTCAAAGCCCTACTACTACCTCGAGGACGAGCAGAGGAAGAACGAGAGGGCCAAGGTCAGGATGGTAGGCCTTACCATCGAAACCCGCCCGGACTGGGCCTTCGAGAGGCACATAGACAGGATGCTGAAGCTCGGAACGACGAGGGTTGAACTTGGAGTGCAGACCATATTCAACTTCATCCACGAGAGAACCAGAAGGGGGCACGGCGTCGAGGAGATAGTTAAAGCCACTCAGCTTCTCCGCGACGCTGGACTGAAAATCAACTACCACATAATGCCCGGCCTGCCCGGAAGCAACTTTGAGAGGGACCTCTACACATTCAAGGCGATTTTCGAGGATCCCCGCTTCCGTCCGGACATGCTGAAGATATATCCAACGCTCGTTACCGCCGATGCTCCCCTCTACCGCTGGTGGAAGGAGGGCAAGTACCGCCCCTACCGTACTGAGGAGGCCGTTGAGCTTCTCGTCGAGGCCTACAAGCTCTTCCCGAAGTGGGTTCGTGTGATGAGGATCCAGCGCGATATACCCGTTCAGCTCATCGTTGATGGGGTGAAGCACTCCAATCTGGGCCAGCTCGTCTTCAACGAACTCGTGAAGAGGGGCATAAGGCCGAGGGAGATCCGCTTTAGGGAAGTCGGCCACATGATGGAGAAGTTTGGAGTCGAACCAGAGGTAGAGCACATCAAACTCCTCCGAGAGGACTATGGGGCGGCTGGAGGCAGGGAGATTTTCCTCAGCTTCGAGGACGTTAAGAACGACATTCTGATAGGCTTCCTCCGCCTCAGAATTCCGAGCGAGAAGGCCCACAGGAGGGAGATAAACTGCTGTCCCTCGGCGATAGTCAGGGAGCTCCACATTTACGGCCCGCTCGTGCCCATTGGGGGAAAGCCCCGCTACGAGTGGCAGCACCGCGGTTACGGAAGGGAACTCCTTGCGGAGGCCGAGAGGATTGCCCGCGAGGAATTCGATGTGAAGAAGATGCTCGTCATCAGCGGTGTCGGCGTCAGGAACTACTACAGAAAGTTCGGCTACCGGAAGAACGGGCCGTACGTGGCAAAGCGGCTCGATAAGGGCTACGCTGACTTCGAAACCCGCGGACACTTCGACGGCCACCTGAACACCTGA
- a CDS encoding HdeD family acid-resistance protein, which translates to MDEVKEPSGVEGEKKPMTPEEYEEYKEEMAKKQMASVMAHWPWYLILGIVLTVLGIVGLGMLPFVTLASIAVFGVFLIVGGIMLIFAGLFGRGETGGTRIFQLLLAVLYLAVGVTMIEEPLISAQILTFILGGAFFIFGIVKVLMGFKVQNGGLVIFSGVIDFFIGAMILANWPEWSPWVIGIFVAVELIVAGASFIAISLGARSMKKEAETGV; encoded by the coding sequence ATGGATGAAGTTAAGGAACCTTCTGGGGTCGAGGGAGAGAAGAAACCAATGACCCCGGAGGAGTACGAGGAGTACAAGGAGGAGATGGCCAAGAAGCAGATGGCCAGCGTCATGGCCCACTGGCCCTGGTATCTGATCCTCGGTATAGTGTTGACCGTTCTCGGTATCGTCGGTCTGGGAATGCTCCCGTTCGTAACGCTCGCCAGCATAGCCGTCTTCGGAGTGTTCCTGATAGTCGGCGGTATAATGCTCATATTCGCGGGACTCTTCGGCCGCGGCGAGACCGGGGGAACGAGAATATTCCAGCTGCTGCTGGCGGTTCTCTACTTGGCGGTGGGCGTCACCATGATCGAGGAGCCGCTGATATCGGCCCAGATACTGACCTTCATACTCGGTGGAGCGTTCTTCATCTTCGGTATCGTCAAGGTGCTGATGGGCTTCAAGGTTCAGAACGGTGGACTGGTCATATTCTCCGGCGTCATAGACTTCTTCATCGGCGCCATGATACTGGCCAACTGGCCGGAGTGGAGCCCCTGGGTCATAGGAATCTTCGTCGCGGTGGAGCTGATCGTCGCCGGGGCGAGCTTCATTGCCATCTCGCTCGGCGCAAGGTCAATGAAAAAGGAAGCCGAAACGGGGGTTTAA
- a CDS encoding YkgJ family cysteine cluster protein yields the protein MRFEPRPFIQPVPFRCLYCLDCCRGRHVYLTLRDIERIARAGHDPQDFVTFSVEGNRIRFVLAVREWDLGCVFHDPETGKCRIHEVNPIICRIYPFMVSRKPLGVEGERPFQYKGQRLWLYYDASCPGINADEPETLITPEEIAELGLEFERELERTDMEGLARLMDELER from the coding sequence ATGAGGTTCGAACCGAGACCCTTCATCCAACCGGTGCCCTTCAGGTGTCTCTACTGCCTCGACTGCTGCCGCGGGAGACACGTGTACCTGACGCTGAGGGACATAGAGAGAATAGCGAGGGCCGGCCACGACCCACAGGACTTCGTGACGTTCTCCGTGGAGGGGAATAGAATCCGCTTCGTTCTGGCCGTGAGAGAATGGGACCTCGGCTGCGTCTTCCACGACCCCGAAACCGGGAAGTGCCGGATTCATGAGGTTAACCCGATAATCTGCAGGATATATCCCTTCATGGTTTCGCGCAAACCGCTCGGGGTCGAGGGCGAAAGGCCGTTCCAGTACAAGGGCCAGAGGCTCTGGCTCTACTACGATGCATCCTGTCCCGGGATAAACGCCGACGAGCCGGAGACCCTAATAACCCCAGAGGAGATCGCCGAGCTCGGCCTTGAATTCGAGAGGGAACTCGAGAGAACCGACATGGAGGGCCTCGCGAGGCTCATGGATGAGCTCGAAAGGTAG
- a CDS encoding PUA domain-containing protein, with product MEGELRYRRASSWEYDLILREAEKYGELEHHFFAIVEGKFRDVYAVNERVWAEIEGMKVKPYAYGTFVGTIKVDKNLVEKFYPNVEFFYFVRVEKNYAVLSPKAGFLFTTGKDVPRSGVRKYNWQGTKKLVIYDENGIILGIGRINPESRRKFILNVTDIGEFIRRKR from the coding sequence ATGGAGGGCGAGCTGAGGTATAGGCGGGCCTCGTCCTGGGAGTACGATTTGATCCTTCGCGAGGCCGAGAAGTACGGCGAGCTGGAGCATCACTTCTTTGCGATAGTCGAGGGGAAGTTCCGCGACGTTTACGCCGTTAACGAGAGGGTGTGGGCCGAGATTGAGGGGATGAAGGTCAAGCCCTACGCCTACGGAACCTTTGTCGGCACGATAAAAGTGGACAAAAACCTGGTCGAGAAGTTCTACCCCAACGTCGAGTTCTTCTACTTCGTGAGGGTTGAGAAGAACTACGCGGTTCTCAGCCCGAAGGCGGGCTTCCTCTTCACCACCGGAAAGGACGTGCCGAGAAGCGGTGTGAGAAAATACAACTGGCAGGGAACGAAGAAGCTCGTTATCTACGACGAGAACGGGATCATCCTCGGCATCGGCAGGATAAACCCCGAGAGCAGGAGAAAGTTCATCCTGAACGTCACGGACATAGGGGAGTTCATAAGGAGGAAGCGGTAG
- the speD gene encoding adenosylmethionine decarboxylase, with protein sequence MAEIETIGFHYVVEAAGCDPEILGNADKIREIFLEAAKVGKMEVKASYFFKFSPTGVSGMVIVAESHISIHTWPEKGYAALDVYTCGTTADPEKAVDYILDKLRAQYAHVSEIKRGIEEEDETFTHMILTWEEKLERTNNGKN encoded by the coding sequence ATGGCTGAGATAGAGACGATCGGGTTCCACTACGTTGTTGAGGCCGCAGGTTGCGATCCCGAAATCCTCGGTAACGCTGACAAGATAAGAGAGATATTCCTAGAGGCCGCCAAGGTTGGTAAAATGGAGGTCAAGGCGAGCTATTTCTTTAAGTTCTCGCCCACGGGCGTCAGCGGCATGGTCATCGTCGCCGAGAGCCACATCTCGATACACACCTGGCCCGAAAAGGGCTACGCCGCCCTGGACGTCTACACCTGCGGAACCACCGCCGACCCGGAGAAGGCCGTTGACTACATCCTCGACAAGCTCCGCGCCCAGTACGCCCACGTTTCCGAGATAAAGCGCGGAATAGAGGAAGAGGACGAGACCTTCACCCACATGATACTCACGTGGGAGGAGAAGCTCGAGAGAACCAACAACGGCAAGAACTAA
- a CDS encoding protein translocase subunit SecF yields MSKSKPKSKPSTNSVRAKKQEKLSFLARMEYRKMIMYPLAVFVIALILLAVNFPTLGIDLRGGVVVTAYGVDANPDELGKYISDKIGVDVRVESFTGVKASGVRVYAPIGTDPLKIIDAMKDEYPNAEYTHSEVQPTFGEIAQQQGIRALVFAFLAMAVVVFLFFRNLVPSLTIIFSALSDMTIAVALMGIFGIELTTATIAALLMLIGYTVDSNILLTTKLLRRKEDSIDKAYLSAVSTGFTMSTTTLGALLILWIISTSQTIDNIAIVLIFGLLADFMNTWVLNAGVLKWYLTREAARGGKA; encoded by the coding sequence ATGTCGAAGTCTAAACCGAAGTCCAAGCCCTCCACTAATTCCGTGAGGGCAAAGAAACAGGAAAAACTGAGCTTTCTAGCGCGGATGGAGTACAGGAAGATGATAATGTACCCCCTCGCGGTCTTCGTGATAGCACTGATACTTCTCGCGGTCAACTTTCCAACGCTTGGAATAGACCTCCGCGGCGGTGTGGTCGTCACCGCCTACGGGGTGGATGCGAATCCTGATGAACTCGGCAAGTACATAAGCGATAAAATCGGGGTGGACGTCAGGGTCGAGAGCTTCACAGGCGTGAAAGCCAGCGGTGTCAGGGTTTACGCCCCTATAGGCACCGATCCGCTCAAGATAATCGATGCCATGAAGGATGAGTATCCAAACGCCGAATACACCCACAGCGAGGTGCAGCCCACCTTTGGAGAGATAGCCCAACAGCAGGGAATAAGGGCGCTGGTGTTTGCGTTCCTCGCCATGGCGGTCGTGGTCTTTCTGTTCTTCAGGAACCTCGTGCCGTCCCTCACGATAATATTCTCCGCTCTCTCGGACATGACGATAGCCGTTGCCCTGATGGGCATCTTCGGAATCGAGCTCACCACCGCCACGATAGCGGCCCTGCTCATGCTCATTGGTTACACCGTCGACAGCAACATCCTCCTGACGACTAAGCTCCTCAGGAGAAAGGAGGACTCCATAGACAAAGCCTACCTCTCGGCCGTTTCAACGGGCTTCACCATGAGCACCACTACCCTCGGTGCCCTGCTGATCCTCTGGATAATCTCGACCTCACAGACCATAGACAACATCGCCATAGTCCTCATCTTCGGTCTGCTCGCGGACTTCATGAACACCTGGGTTCTCAACGCGGGCGTGCTCAAGTGGTACCTCACCAGGGAAGCTGCCAGGGGTGGTAAGGCATGA
- a CDS encoding preprotein translocase subunit SecD, translating into MKRRTKKLLRNWRIILLTLFLIGSIATLALKPLTFGIDISGGVALVAQTEHPVDTKTMQLVVDSLQKRLNTLGLRDITVEAQGDQIVLIKVANVTSPEEANQIKSVIESQGVFYMEFTGTVFGTGSDVEYVGIYKINPDNSWSVPFRISKSAAEEFAELAYGKKGWPVDMFLDPPVNSLMVVPESVYKAMNSSEFNAEAPEAPTLLERIGKAFNISVVAYANQSADEIAKLAQGKEKIVLVDVPGELQTELEGMNLTVRYVPRAQGESDHALIVRVLGLYGPYSLGEGLTVGEPQQDVQITGSAPDRLTAEQEASTIYTVLKSGSLPVKLSVVGMEFISPRLGEGFRTQAVYAGIGALITVLLIVYFHYRKWRIAIPVASTSLFEAIIILGFAALIKWNLDLPSIAGIIAAIGTGVDQQIVITDELLGGEKTTKISRRSSVLKRMGRAFFVIFASAATTIAAMSFLLVYFVGTLKGFAFTTILGVLIGILITRPAYAEIAKYLLGED; encoded by the coding sequence ATGAAGAGAAGAACCAAAAAGCTCCTCCGGAACTGGAGGATAATCCTGCTCACGCTCTTCCTCATAGGCTCGATAGCGACCCTTGCGCTCAAACCGCTCACCTTCGGTATAGACATAAGCGGCGGTGTTGCGCTCGTTGCCCAGACGGAACATCCCGTCGACACCAAGACCATGCAGCTCGTCGTCGATTCGCTGCAGAAGAGGCTGAACACCCTCGGTCTGAGGGACATAACAGTTGAGGCTCAGGGGGACCAGATAGTCCTCATCAAAGTTGCCAACGTCACGTCCCCCGAGGAAGCAAACCAGATAAAGAGCGTCATCGAGAGCCAGGGTGTCTTTTACATGGAGTTCACGGGGACGGTTTTCGGAACTGGCAGCGACGTCGAGTACGTTGGCATCTACAAGATAAACCCCGACAACAGCTGGAGCGTTCCCTTCAGAATCTCCAAGAGCGCCGCGGAGGAGTTCGCCGAGCTGGCCTACGGTAAGAAGGGCTGGCCCGTTGACATGTTCCTCGACCCGCCGGTCAACTCCCTGATGGTCGTTCCCGAGAGCGTTTACAAGGCAATGAACAGCTCGGAGTTCAACGCCGAGGCCCCGGAGGCGCCGACGCTCCTGGAGAGGATAGGCAAGGCCTTCAACATAAGCGTCGTCGCCTACGCCAACCAGAGCGCCGACGAGATAGCCAAGCTCGCCCAGGGCAAGGAGAAGATAGTCCTCGTTGACGTTCCAGGGGAGCTTCAGACCGAGCTTGAGGGGATGAACCTCACGGTCAGGTACGTTCCCAGGGCCCAGGGCGAGAGCGACCACGCACTCATAGTCAGGGTTCTCGGTCTCTACGGTCCGTACTCCCTCGGTGAGGGTCTCACGGTTGGAGAGCCCCAGCAGGACGTCCAGATAACCGGAAGCGCACCCGACAGGCTCACGGCCGAGCAGGAAGCCAGCACCATCTACACCGTCCTCAAGAGCGGTTCGCTTCCGGTCAAGCTCAGCGTCGTCGGCATGGAGTTCATCTCCCCGAGGCTCGGTGAGGGCTTCAGGACGCAGGCCGTCTATGCGGGCATAGGCGCGCTGATAACGGTTCTCCTCATCGTCTACTTCCACTACAGGAAGTGGAGGATAGCCATACCGGTTGCCTCCACCAGCCTCTTCGAGGCGATAATCATCCTGGGCTTCGCGGCGCTGATCAAGTGGAACCTCGACCTCCCGAGTATAGCAGGTATCATCGCGGCCATAGGTACCGGTGTCGACCAGCAGATAGTCATAACCGACGAGCTCCTCGGTGGGGAAAAGACCACGAAGATAAGCAGGCGTTCCAGCGTGCTCAAGAGGATGGGAAGGGCGTTCTTCGTCATCTTCGCCTCGGCGGCAACGACGATAGCTGCCATGAGCTTCCTGCTGGTCTACTTCGTCGGAACGCTCAAGGGATTCGCCTTCACGACGATACTGGGCGTGCTCATCGGAATCCTGATAACAAGGCCAGCCTACGCTGAAATAGCCAAATACCTCCTCGGTGAGGACTGA
- a CDS encoding potassium channel family protein, which produces MFVVIMGAGRVGYLVAKMLEEEGHDVTIIEMDKERAKELSLLINGLVIEGDATDPKTLEEANIKQADAFAALTGKDDANLLACILAKHLNPKIKTSLRISNPQNRRIFEEVTDLKRYFDFVISPEEIAAEYISRNIVTPGFDRVLFPKEGAEIVRFSINGDSEIAGKLVKDLKLPRDALMVAVYDEKGNLIIPSGDTKLPERGQLIIFAKNSVLDDVKKLLEKKKPENES; this is translated from the coding sequence ATGTTCGTCGTTATAATGGGTGCCGGAAGGGTTGGCTACCTCGTGGCCAAGATGCTGGAGGAGGAGGGACACGACGTCACCATAATAGAGATGGACAAGGAGCGCGCCAAGGAGCTCTCCCTCCTCATCAACGGTCTGGTCATCGAGGGCGATGCCACCGATCCGAAAACGCTTGAGGAGGCCAACATAAAGCAGGCCGACGCCTTCGCGGCTTTGACGGGCAAGGACGATGCCAACCTGCTCGCCTGCATACTGGCGAAGCACCTCAACCCCAAGATCAAGACATCGCTCAGGATAAGCAACCCACAGAACAGGCGCATATTCGAGGAGGTCACCGACCTCAAGCGCTACTTCGACTTCGTGATTTCGCCTGAGGAAATAGCCGCGGAGTACATCAGCAGGAACATAGTCACGCCGGGCTTTGACAGGGTGCTCTTCCCGAAGGAGGGTGCCGAGATAGTCCGCTTCAGCATAAACGGGGACAGCGAGATAGCCGGCAAGCTGGTCAAGGACCTGAAGCTGCCGAGGGACGCGCTCATGGTGGCGGTTTACGACGAGAAGGGCAACCTCATAATTCCGTCAGGCGATACAAAGCTCCCGGAGCGCGGTCAGCTCATAATATTCGCCAAGAACAGCGTTCTGGACGATGTGAAGAAGCTCCTGGAAAAGAAAAAACCTGAGAACGAAAGTTAA